A single genomic interval of uncultured Pseudodesulfovibrio sp. harbors:
- the ispD gene encoding 2-C-methyl-D-erythritol 4-phosphate cytidylyltransferase produces MGKQKRYCILLAAGSGNRMKFTTPKQFLKIAGRTVIEHTLDVIDSHPEVDEIFIVIDSKYRSHLEEVLLRNSYLKVTKVLNGGASRRESSASGIFAVEEDDALILLHDAVRPFLNHKIISDCYESLKNHVSVDVAIPAVDTIIQTENDRIVDIPSRAALRRGQTPQGFQAKAIREAHQRAMDDPDVKVTDDCGLILRYGLGDVHVVPGEESNIKITYPEDLFLADKIFQIKTVTPDHALTKNPLENKVVAVFGASRGIGESIMDMGQKNGADMHGFSRGNGVDIRDFEAVSDALAQLHAKTGRIDGIVNSAAILRSGTLLSRDIEDIEREIAINYTGSINVVKAALPYLKESRGSIALFTSSSYTRGRALFSIYSSTKAAVVNLVQGIAEELHQNKVRINAINPERTNTPMRRENFGVEPEDTLLTAEKVAQATLDTLMAEFSGMVVDVRRDT; encoded by the coding sequence ATGGGTAAACAAAAAAGATATTGCATTCTGTTGGCGGCCGGTTCCGGCAACCGCATGAAATTCACGACCCCCAAGCAATTTCTCAAGATTGCCGGAAGGACGGTCATCGAACACACGCTGGACGTGATCGACAGCCACCCTGAAGTAGATGAAATATTCATCGTCATCGACAGCAAGTACCGGTCCCATCTTGAGGAAGTCCTGCTGCGAAACAGCTACCTCAAGGTCACCAAGGTTCTCAATGGCGGCGCTTCCCGCCGGGAAAGCTCTGCATCCGGCATCTTTGCGGTGGAAGAAGACGACGCGCTCATCCTGCTCCACGACGCAGTCAGACCCTTCCTGAATCACAAAATCATTTCCGACTGTTACGAAAGCCTCAAAAACCATGTGTCCGTGGATGTCGCCATCCCCGCCGTGGACACCATCATTCAGACAGAGAATGACCGCATCGTGGACATTCCCAGTCGAGCCGCACTGCGGCGAGGGCAGACACCTCAGGGATTTCAGGCAAAGGCAATTCGTGAAGCGCATCAGCGCGCCATGGACGATCCCGATGTCAAAGTCACTGACGACTGCGGCCTGATCCTGCGCTACGGACTGGGAGACGTGCATGTCGTTCCGGGCGAGGAATCCAACATCAAGATCACCTACCCCGAAGACCTGTTTCTGGCGGACAAGATTTTCCAGATAAAGACGGTCACCCCGGACCATGCCCTTACCAAAAACCCCTTGGAAAACAAGGTGGTGGCGGTATTCGGTGCTAGCCGTGGAATCGGCGAAAGCATTATGGATATGGGACAGAAAAACGGCGCGGACATGCATGGCTTTTCACGCGGAAACGGCGTTGACATCCGGGACTTCGAGGCCGTCAGTGATGCTCTGGCTCAACTGCACGCCAAGACCGGACGCATCGACGGAATCGTCAACAGCGCGGCCATCCTGCGTTCCGGCACCCTGCTCAGCCGGGATATCGAGGACATTGAACGGGAGATAGCCATCAACTATACCGGCTCCATCAACGTGGTCAAAGCAGCCCTGCCCTACCTCAAGGAATCGCGCGGTTCCATCGCACTTTTCACTTCCAGTTCATACACACGGGGACGCGCCCTGTTCTCCATCTACTCGTCCACCAAGGCGGCAGTCGTGAATCTGGTGCAAGGCATTGCCGAAGAACTGCACCAGAACAAGGTGCGAATCAACGCCATCAACCCGGAACGCACCAACACGCCCATGCGTAGAGAAAACTTCGGGGTCGAACCGGAAGACACACTGCTCACGGCGGAAAAGGTGGCACAAGCGACACTGGATACGCTCATGGCCGAATTCTCCGGCATGGTCGTCGATGTCCGCCGGGATACATAG
- a CDS encoding CDP-glycerol glycerophosphotransferase family protein: MTHNEISLSYGQIASLALKKPSRVVFIGPAGGRFTGNVKHLFLYCVRHRPEIDAHFFTCHPPTFKMLRDADLPVHLFPDFDAVAHIAEASTIVVDHFNFKEDLYAPLTECAHVIQLWHGVGFKEIGFVEKDSNPAHKNMSLDFEHLYSGYHTVVSTSPFYTQEVFKKSFRAEHFVDLGYPRNDALFQRVTKDSMLNCDYAAFRKTGMLKKELKTVLYVPTFRDDRESSFAGRLDLDRLNSFLVQSGLHLVIKAHPILEERIPDNLPNITHYDNACDVYPFMQLADVMLTDYSSIYMDYLMLNRPVVFFCPDYDRYVTNNRKLQFPYEEMTPGPKCRTQDELHAALAKAASGDDGYEQERIALRDKAFLHPDGDSSRRVADYLCKIMPD; encoded by the coding sequence ATGACACATAATGAGATCAGCCTGTCGTATGGCCAGATCGCAAGCCTCGCCCTCAAGAAACCCTCTCGTGTCGTGTTCATCGGTCCGGCCGGGGGACGGTTCACCGGCAACGTGAAGCATCTGTTTCTCTACTGCGTACGCCACCGCCCCGAGATCGACGCCCATTTCTTCACTTGCCATCCGCCAACCTTCAAGATGCTCCGCGACGCCGACCTGCCGGTCCACCTGTTCCCGGACTTCGATGCCGTGGCACATATCGCCGAAGCCTCCACCATTGTCGTGGACCACTTCAATTTCAAGGAAGACCTCTACGCGCCGCTGACGGAATGCGCCCACGTCATCCAACTGTGGCACGGCGTGGGATTCAAGGAAATCGGGTTCGTGGAAAAGGACTCGAACCCGGCACACAAGAACATGTCACTGGATTTCGAACACCTGTACTCCGGCTACCACACGGTGGTTTCGACCTCCCCGTTCTACACTCAGGAAGTCTTCAAAAAATCCTTCCGAGCCGAGCATTTCGTCGATCTCGGCTATCCCCGAAACGACGCCCTTTTCCAGCGAGTCACCAAAGATTCCATGCTGAACTGTGACTACGCGGCATTCCGAAAAACAGGAATGTTGAAGAAAGAACTCAAGACCGTACTGTATGTCCCGACCTTCCGTGACGACAGGGAATCCTCATTCGCGGGCAGGCTCGATCTGGACCGCCTGAACAGTTTTCTCGTGCAGTCCGGCCTGCATCTGGTCATCAAGGCGCACCCGATTCTGGAAGAAAGAATTCCGGACAACCTGCCCAACATCACCCACTACGACAACGCCTGCGACGTGTACCCGTTCATGCAGCTAGCAGACGTCATGCTCACGGACTATTCGTCCATCTACATGGACTATCTCATGCTGAACCGGCCTGTGGTCTTCTTCTGTCCCGACTATGACCGCTACGTCACGAACAACCGCAAGCTCCAGTTCCCTTACGAGGAAATGACTCCCGGCCCCAAGTGCCGTACGCAGGACGAACTGCACGCCGCACTGGCGAAAGCGGCGTCAGGTGATGACGGGTATGAGCAGGAACGCATCGCGCTACGGGACAAGGCATTCCTTCATCCCGACGGCGATTCCTCCCGGCGCGTGGCAGACTATCTCTGCAAAATCATGCCAGACTAG
- a CDS encoding class I SAM-dependent methyltransferase — protein sequence MEMTRIELINALCEKIGAKRYLEIGIREGEVLSQVRTPVRVGVDPRPLIERLDPQLQSGLDGVQIHPCESDVFFAKNTERFDIVFVDGLHLYEQAIKDILNAFNVLSAGGFVVVHDLLPGTAAEGSRQVKPGAWNGDVWKVMHDIHENHPQIKSVTVDSDFGMGVLWTDEPEHRFDPVWRKGYPRMPFSVFEAERDVFMTVLEPDWSVIEARIDRMRVAG from the coding sequence ATGGAAATGACGAGAATCGAGTTGATCAATGCGCTGTGTGAAAAGATCGGGGCCAAGAGATATCTGGAAATCGGCATTCGCGAGGGCGAGGTTCTGAGTCAGGTTCGGACGCCTGTACGGGTCGGTGTGGACCCGAGACCGCTTATTGAACGGCTGGACCCGCAACTGCAATCCGGTTTGGATGGTGTGCAGATACACCCGTGTGAGAGTGATGTGTTTTTTGCCAAGAATACAGAGCGGTTCGATATTGTCTTTGTGGACGGACTTCACCTGTACGAGCAAGCGATCAAGGATATTCTCAATGCGTTCAACGTGCTTTCGGCAGGAGGGTTTGTCGTGGTGCATGACCTGTTGCCCGGAACGGCTGCGGAAGGTTCTCGGCAGGTGAAGCCGGGGGCATGGAACGGCGATGTCTGGAAGGTCATGCACGATATTCACGAGAATCATCCCCAAATCAAGTCCGTCACCGTGGACAGTGATTTCGGCATGGGCGTGCTGTGGACCGATGAACCGGAACACCGTTTCGATCCGGTGTGGCGCAAGGGGTATCCGCGAATGCCGTTTTCCGTTTTCGAGGCGGAACGGGATGTGTTCATGACCGTTCTCGAACCGGACTGGTCGGTCATCGAGGCACGGATAGACCGAATGCGGGTGGCAGGGTAG
- the hutC gene encoding histidine utilization repressor translates to MQKKNLSTRIREHIMGHITDGSWPSGHRIPSEAEMMETFSASRMTVHRAVKDLATQGHLIRERGRGTFVAKQIPRSELLNIGDIADEIEERGGTYFREVKHLAPQPLTALTAHVFSGHTETIAFSRMVHYENGIPLQLEDRWVNLDTVPDYLDVDFTQTSAHRHLMRVAPLQKVEHELTAVLPDPEQQKFLKVQANEPCLLLKRKTWSGDRLVSYAELLYPASRYSFGGEFTPGR, encoded by the coding sequence ATGCAGAAAAAGAACCTCTCCACACGTATTCGTGAACACATCATGGGACACATAACGGACGGATCATGGCCCAGTGGCCATCGCATCCCTTCCGAAGCGGAGATGATGGAAACGTTTTCAGCCAGTCGAATGACCGTCCACCGGGCCGTCAAGGATCTGGCAACTCAAGGGCACCTCATCCGCGAACGTGGACGCGGCACATTCGTCGCCAAGCAGATTCCCCGCAGTGAGCTTTTGAACATCGGCGACATCGCTGACGAAATCGAGGAGCGCGGCGGCACCTATTTCAGAGAGGTCAAACATCTCGCCCCGCAACCGCTCACGGCCCTGACTGCCCATGTCTTCAGCGGGCACACCGAAACCATAGCCTTCTCCCGCATGGTGCATTACGAGAACGGCATTCCCCTGCAACTCGAAGACCGATGGGTGAATCTGGATACCGTCCCGGATTATCTCGACGTTGATTTCACGCAGACCTCCGCCCATCGCCACCTCATGCGCGTGGCCCCGCTCCAGAAAGTCGAGCACGAATTGACCGCCGTACTCCCGGACCCGGAACAGCAAAAATTTCTCAAGGTGCAGGCAAATGAACCGTGCCTGCTTCTCAAACGGAAAACATGGTCGGGCGACCGACTCGTCTCCTATGCCGAACTGCTCTACCCGGCTTCGCGGTACAGCTTCGGCGGCGAGTTTACCCCCGGCAGATAA
- the hutU gene encoding urocanate hydratase — protein sequence MSKRIVTAPTGTDLSCKSWQLEAPFRMLQNNLDPVVAERPEDLIVYGGIGRAARNWDCFDAILETLKDMEDDETLLVQSGKPVGVFRTHKHSPRVLIANSNLVPHWANWEHFNELDRKGLMMFGQMTAGSWIYIGSQGIVQGTYETFVAMGKKHHGGNLKGKWILTAGLGGMGGAQPLAAKFAGASMLAIECREERIQKRIDTGYLDMKADSLEHGLELINNACAEGKAITVGVLGNASEIYPKLVKDGVRPDAVTDQTSAHDPLNGYLPAGWTVEEWEARQKTDEAGVMQAARESMVPHVQAMLDFQKMGIPTFDYGNNIRQEAFNMGLKDAFDFPGFVPAYVRELFCTGHGPFRWAALSGDPEDIYKTDAKIKELIPDDEHLHNWIDMAQEHIQFQGLPARIAWVGLGDRDRVGLAFNEMVRNGELKGPIVIGRDHLDSGSVASPNRETEAMKDGSDAVSDWPLLNCLLNCASGATWVSFHHGGGVGMGYAQHSGLVMLCDGTEEADRKIERVLYNDPATGVMRHADAGYEKAIDCAKGKGLNLPMIK from the coding sequence ATGTCCAAACGTATCGTCACCGCCCCCACAGGCACCGATCTTTCCTGCAAGAGCTGGCAGCTCGAAGCCCCCTTCCGCATGCTCCAGAACAATCTGGACCCGGTCGTGGCCGAACGCCCCGAAGACCTCATCGTCTACGGCGGAATAGGCCGCGCAGCCCGCAACTGGGACTGCTTTGACGCCATTCTCGAGACACTCAAGGACATGGAAGATGATGAAACCCTGCTTGTCCAGTCCGGCAAGCCGGTCGGCGTATTCAGGACGCACAAACACTCTCCGCGCGTGCTGATCGCCAACTCCAACCTCGTCCCTCACTGGGCGAACTGGGAACATTTCAACGAACTGGACCGCAAGGGCCTCATGATGTTCGGCCAGATGACCGCAGGCAGCTGGATATACATCGGCTCGCAGGGCATCGTGCAGGGCACCTATGAAACCTTTGTCGCCATGGGCAAGAAGCACCACGGCGGCAACCTCAAGGGCAAGTGGATTCTCACTGCGGGCCTCGGCGGCATGGGCGGGGCGCAGCCGCTGGCAGCCAAATTCGCGGGCGCATCCATGCTCGCCATCGAGTGCCGGGAGGAACGCATCCAGAAGCGTATCGACACCGGCTACCTCGACATGAAGGCCGACTCGCTGGAACACGGCCTTGAGCTCATTAACAACGCCTGCGCCGAGGGCAAGGCCATCACTGTGGGCGTACTTGGCAACGCTTCCGAAATCTACCCGAAGCTCGTCAAAGACGGCGTGCGGCCCGATGCGGTCACCGACCAGACCTCGGCCCACGACCCGCTCAACGGCTACCTGCCCGCAGGCTGGACCGTCGAGGAATGGGAAGCCAGACAGAAGACCGACGAGGCCGGTGTCATGCAGGCCGCACGCGAGTCCATGGTCCCGCATGTTCAGGCCATGCTCGATTTCCAGAAGATGGGCATTCCCACCTTCGACTACGGAAACAACATCCGTCAGGAAGCCTTCAACATGGGCCTCAAGGATGCTTTCGACTTCCCCGGCTTCGTGCCCGCCTACGTGCGTGAACTGTTCTGCACCGGCCATGGCCCCTTCCGCTGGGCCGCCCTTTCCGGTGATCCCGAAGACATTTACAAGACCGACGCCAAGATCAAGGAACTCATCCCGGATGACGAGCACCTGCACAACTGGATCGACATGGCGCAGGAACACATCCAGTTTCAGGGCCTGCCCGCCCGCATCGCATGGGTCGGCCTCGGCGACAGGGACCGCGTGGGCCTCGCCTTCAACGAGATGGTTCGCAACGGCGAACTCAAAGGCCCCATCGTCATCGGCCGCGACCATCTTGATTCCGGGTCGGTCGCCAGCCCGAACCGTGAGACCGAAGCCATGAAAGACGGCTCGGACGCGGTTTCCGACTGGCCCCTGCTCAACTGCCTGCTCAACTGCGCTTCCGGTGCCACATGGGTCTCCTTCCACCACGGCGGCGGCGTGGGCATGGGATACGCACAGCACTCCGGACTGGTCATGCTCTGCGACGGAACCGAAGAAGCGGACCGGAAAATCGAACGGGTGCTCTACAATGACCCGGCCACCGGCGTCATGCGCCACGCTGACGCCGGTTACGAAAAGGCCATTGACTGCGCCAAGGGAAAAGGCCTCAACCTGCCCATGATCAAATAG
- the hutI gene encoding imidazolonepropionase: MPALLIKNPSQIASPRVGSIRGPELSELNIRTGDSIYVVDGVIDAIAPLAELENRAQVDNAEILDASNRAVVPGFVDCHTHLIFSGNRADEFAMRTAGATYEDIAAQGGGIARTVNATREASKSELKELARQRLHRAVRQGTTTMEVKTGYGLDPATEFKMLEVIAELNEEHPVDLIPTFLGAHSVPKSMSKEDYITQVREMLPEVAQIAKFCDVFCERGYFTPAESYVILEDARNQGMLPRMHANQFHSVGCIEAAVDLEAVSVDHLEVLMPDEVARLSETNIACVMLPGVSLFLDIPFAPAREVIDTGCIPVLASDFNPGSNMSLSLQLVMSLACMRMNVAVPEALACVTQNAAHALRLDRVGCIEKDWQADLVVLDCADYREMPYFYGENHAYAVIKKGVVV, translated from the coding sequence ATGCCTGCTCTGCTGATAAAAAATCCAAGTCAGATTGCTTCTCCCCGTGTCGGTTCGATTCGCGGACCGGAGCTTTCGGAGCTGAACATCCGAACCGGCGACTCGATCTATGTCGTGGACGGTGTCATTGACGCCATTGCTCCGCTGGCGGAACTCGAAAACCGGGCACAGGTCGACAATGCCGAAATTCTTGATGCTTCGAACCGGGCTGTCGTACCGGGATTCGTGGATTGCCACACGCACCTGATCTTCAGCGGCAACCGGGCAGACGAATTCGCCATGCGTACGGCTGGCGCGACCTATGAAGACATCGCGGCACAGGGCGGCGGCATCGCCCGAACCGTCAATGCCACTCGTGAAGCATCAAAATCCGAGTTGAAGGAGCTGGCCCGACAGCGGCTGCACAGGGCCGTCCGCCAAGGGACCACGACCATGGAAGTCAAGACGGGCTATGGTCTGGACCCGGCCACCGAGTTCAAGATGCTTGAGGTCATCGCGGAATTGAACGAAGAACACCCGGTCGACCTGATCCCCACATTTCTCGGCGCACACTCTGTGCCGAAATCCATGTCCAAGGAAGACTATATAACGCAGGTCCGGGAGATGCTGCCGGAAGTGGCGCAGATAGCAAAATTCTGTGACGTATTCTGCGAACGCGGCTATTTCACTCCTGCCGAAAGCTACGTCATTCTGGAAGACGCGCGCAATCAGGGCATGCTTCCCCGCATGCACGCGAACCAGTTCCACTCGGTCGGATGTATCGAAGCGGCGGTCGATCTGGAGGCGGTTTCGGTCGATCATCTGGAAGTGCTCATGCCGGACGAGGTCGCACGGCTTTCCGAAACGAACATCGCCTGCGTCATGCTACCGGGAGTATCGCTGTTCCTCGACATCCCGTTCGCCCCGGCGCGAGAAGTGATTGATACCGGCTGCATTCCGGTGCTTGCATCGGATTTCAACCCCGGCTCGAACATGTCCCTGTCGCTTCAACTGGTCATGTCTCTGGCCTGCATGCGTATGAACGTAGCCGTCCCGGAAGCACTCGCCTGCGTGACGCAGAACGCGGCCCACGCCCTGCGGCTCGACAGGGTCGGATGCATTGAGAAGGACTGGCAGGCAGACCTTGTGGTGCTCGACTGCGCTGATTACCGGGAAATGCCGTACTTCTATGGCGAGAACCATGCCTACGCGGTCATCAAGAAAGGAGTCGTGGTATAA
- a CDS encoding formimidoylglutamase, with the protein MIEWNTHLTPAPEPDGPLDPNDIFVGSVISRDTHDYHKATHVLIGCPQDIGVQRNHGRPGAAEAPATIRNILYKLKPPRNLGSGSVLDLGDIITGNNLEAIHDTLHAVVRQAVADGKHVMVMGGGNDCSLPDAKAVHATHPDFAAINMDAHLDMRISDQVHSGTPYRNLIEGGFLTPENFHEVGIQPWANSPIYLEKAEELGVNIHTYLDIRTQGKTSFFNGLFSTLKDKLLFAGLDMDSVRASHAPGVSASSPIGFSANDVINFAARCREHGRTAVFEITEVNPAFDIDGRTARLAAQALYTFAYGIY; encoded by the coding sequence ATGATCGAATGGAACACGCACCTGACGCCCGCCCCGGAACCGGACGGCCCGCTCGACCCCAATGACATCTTCGTGGGCAGTGTCATCTCCCGTGATACCCACGACTACCACAAGGCCACTCACGTCCTGATAGGGTGTCCGCAGGATATCGGAGTACAGCGCAATCACGGCCGTCCCGGTGCTGCCGAGGCCCCGGCCACAATCCGAAACATTCTTTACAAACTCAAGCCACCCAGAAACCTCGGCAGCGGTTCCGTTCTGGACCTCGGCGACATCATTACCGGCAACAACCTTGAGGCCATCCACGACACCCTGCACGCTGTCGTCAGGCAGGCCGTGGCAGACGGCAAACACGTTATGGTCATGGGCGGGGGCAACGACTGTTCCCTGCCGGATGCCAAGGCGGTTCACGCCACACACCCGGACTTTGCAGCCATCAACATGGACGCGCACCTCGACATGCGTATCAGCGATCAGGTGCACTCGGGCACACCATACCGCAACCTCATCGAAGGCGGGTTCCTCACACCGGAAAACTTCCATGAGGTCGGTATCCAGCCATGGGCCAACTCGCCGATCTACCTTGAAAAAGCCGAAGAGCTAGGCGTAAACATACACACCTACCTCGACATTCGGACACAGGGAAAAACATCGTTTTTCAACGGCCTGTTTTCCACGCTGAAAGACAAGCTGCTCTTCGCCGGACTCGACATGGATTCCGTTCGCGCCTCCCATGCTCCGGGAGTCAGCGCTTCCAGTCCCATCGGATTCTCGGCCAACGACGTCATCAATTTCGCGGCCCGTTGCCGGGAACACGGAAGAACGGCGGTATTCGAAATCACCGAGGTCAACCCGGCATTCGACATCGACGGACGCACCGCACGACTGGCGGCACAAGCTCTTTACACGTTCGCATACGGCATCTATTAA